One genomic region from Rhizobiaceae bacterium encodes:
- a CDS encoding AAA family ATPase: MVDAHLTTAVVERFDAERARFDIMHLKVGLARKSNQTKAEFEVDPKTKLTKVTSEILSEGEQRALALAGFLTEVALTDGSGPIVIDAPVSSLDRDRSAKVAQRIAEEASKRQVIVFTHDIVFFNELCSAADQVGIEPVTVALFSDKSAAGKVDTAGMPWKGQNVAKRIGRLKNDAAPLAKLHTVSPADYEYQVKNLYGRLRDTYERVVEEVVFRDIIRRGTDVIQTQLLRYVRLQTRWQFDSMRA, from the coding sequence TTGGTCGACGCCCATCTGACAACAGCAGTCGTCGAGCGTTTTGATGCCGAAAGGGCCCGCTTCGACATCATGCACCTCAAAGTAGGCCTTGCACGCAAGAGCAATCAGACGAAGGCGGAATTCGAGGTCGATCCCAAGACAAAACTTACGAAGGTCACCTCGGAGATCCTAAGTGAAGGCGAGCAGCGTGCCTTGGCCCTTGCCGGGTTCCTGACCGAAGTCGCGTTGACCGACGGCTCAGGACCGATCGTGATTGATGCCCCTGTTTCGTCACTCGATCGTGATCGAAGCGCCAAGGTTGCTCAGCGGATTGCGGAGGAGGCATCCAAGCGACAGGTGATCGTGTTCACGCACGACATTGTCTTTTTCAACGAGCTCTGTAGTGCGGCAGATCAAGTGGGCATCGAACCCGTTACGGTCGCGTTGTTCAGCGACAAGTCTGCCGCGGGCAAGGTGGATACGGCGGGGATGCCCTGGAAGGGCCAGAATGTCGCCAAACGCATCGGCCGACTTAAAAATGACGCAGCACCCTTGGCAAAGCTCCATACGGTTAGCCCGGCGGACTACGAGTATCAGGTGAAGAACCTCTATGGCCGATTGCGCGACACCTACGAGCGCGTTGTCGAGGAAGTGGTCTTCCGGGACATAATCCGGCGGGGAACGGACGTCATCCAGACCCAGTTATTGCGCTATGTTCGACTCCAGACGCGCTGGCAATTCGATTCCATGAGGGCATGA
- the repA gene encoding plasmid partitioning protein RepA has protein sequence MNAPVSAVNKQRFDDTISAQGREISRKLNLLRLETFPPNATKTLRDFSLGEAAYFLGVSTSNLKKLHLEGKAVPPTVHSGGRRTYSAEQLLQLRHWLDRHGRSESKNYVPHRRLGDKLQVIAVVNFKGGSGKTTTAAHLGQHLALTGHRVLAIDLDPQASLSALHGVQPELDRYPSIYEAIRYDDERKPVASVIRKTNFPDLDLIPASLELQEYEYDTPLAMQNKASLDGKTFWNRIENALHEVDSNYDVVVIDCPPQLGYLTLTALAAATSVLITVHPQMLDLMSMSQFLLMLGDLLKTVNRAGGEVDLDWFRYLVTRYEPTDIPQAQMVGFMQSILASQMLQNQMLKSTAISDAGLTKQTLYEVERSSMTRSTYDRAMESMEAVNTEIRNLIHTAWGRRPKIDGSLNPVFPL, from the coding sequence ATGAATGCACCCGTCTCTGCCGTCAACAAGCAGCGATTTGACGACACCATTTCGGCCCAAGGCCGCGAAATCAGCCGCAAGCTGAACCTCCTTCGGCTGGAGACATTTCCTCCGAACGCCACGAAGACGCTGCGCGACTTCTCGCTCGGAGAAGCGGCATATTTCCTCGGAGTATCCACCAGCAATCTGAAGAAGCTGCACCTAGAAGGCAAGGCTGTCCCGCCAACGGTCCATTCAGGCGGGCGGAGAACATATTCGGCCGAGCAACTCTTGCAACTCCGCCACTGGCTGGATCGCCACGGCCGTTCCGAGAGTAAAAATTATGTTCCCCATCGCCGACTTGGTGACAAGCTGCAGGTAATCGCTGTCGTCAATTTCAAGGGCGGCTCCGGAAAGACAACAACGGCGGCACACCTTGGCCAGCACCTTGCGCTCACCGGACACCGTGTTCTTGCGATCGATCTCGATCCCCAGGCTTCTCTTTCCGCTCTCCATGGCGTTCAGCCTGAGCTCGACCGATATCCTTCAATCTACGAGGCGATCCGGTATGACGACGAGCGCAAGCCTGTTGCGAGCGTGATCCGGAAGACGAACTTCCCGGATCTCGATCTTATTCCCGCTTCCCTAGAGTTGCAGGAATACGAGTACGACACTCCGCTGGCGATGCAAAACAAGGCTTCGTTGGATGGGAAGACCTTCTGGAACCGCATCGAAAACGCCCTGCACGAAGTCGACAGCAACTACGATGTCGTCGTTATCGACTGCCCTCCTCAACTTGGCTACCTGACGCTCACAGCGCTGGCGGCCGCCACCTCGGTTCTCATCACGGTTCACCCGCAGATGCTCGACCTAATGTCCATGTCACAATTTCTGCTGATGTTGGGTGACCTACTGAAAACGGTGAACCGTGCAGGTGGCGAGGTCGACCTGGATTGGTTCCGTTACCTTGTTACTCGCTACGAGCCGACGGACATCCCGCAGGCTCAGATGGTTGGTTTCATGCAATCGATCCTTGCGTCGCAGATGCTCCAAAACCAGATGCTGAAATCTACTGCGATCTCTGACGCGGGTTTGACGAAGCAGACTCTCTATGAGGTTGAGCGCTCCAGCATGACCAGGTCGACATACGACCGTGCCATGGAATCCATGGAGGCTGTGAATACGGAAATCCGAAACCTGATCCACACAGCATGGGGCAGGCGGCCGAAAATAGACGGCAGTCTAAATCCCGTTTTTCCTCTGTGA
- a CDS encoding site-specific integrase, whose translation MDVRLPKPVSDETLRRAEALDALDAVLPFGRRDVLAEILTDDDVATLRHLAREGMGENSLRALASDLGYLEAWCRAATGQPLPWPAPEALLLKFVAHHLWDPVRRETDPAHGMPEDVAASLRAADLLRVDGPHAPNTVRRRLSSWSTLTGWRGLKGKFNAPGLRSALKLAVRASPRPRKLKSARAVTTDVLSALLQACAGERLVDVRDRALLLMAFGSGGRRRSEVATLRLDQLVEQDPVPADPKNPDSPLLPCFRINLSRTKTTEADDDAFVLLIGRPVTALQDWLERAGISEGAVFRAIDRWGHLERKALTPQAVNLILKRRVAQAGLDPALFSAHGLRSGYLTETGRRGISLPEAMQQSQHKSMQQAARYYNDAERQLGRAARLIT comes from the coding sequence ATGGATGTTCGTCTGCCCAAGCCGGTATCCGACGAGACGCTGCGGCGTGCCGAGGCGCTCGATGCGCTGGACGCGGTGCTGCCCTTCGGCCGGCGCGATGTCCTGGCCGAGATTCTCACCGACGACGACGTCGCCACACTGCGCCATCTGGCGCGGGAGGGCATGGGCGAGAACTCACTGCGCGCGCTGGCCTCCGACCTCGGCTATCTCGAGGCCTGGTGCCGGGCGGCGACCGGGCAACCCCTGCCCTGGCCGGCGCCGGAAGCGCTGCTGCTCAAATTCGTGGCGCATCATCTATGGGATCCGGTCAGGCGCGAGACCGATCCGGCGCACGGCATGCCCGAGGACGTTGCGGCGAGCTTGCGAGCCGCCGATCTGCTGCGCGTCGACGGACCGCACGCGCCGAATACGGTGCGGCGGCGTCTGTCGAGCTGGTCGACGCTGACCGGATGGCGCGGGCTGAAAGGCAAGTTCAATGCGCCGGGCCTGCGATCGGCGCTGAAGCTGGCCGTGCGGGCGAGCCCCCGGCCACGCAAGCTCAAGAGCGCCAGGGCGGTGACCACCGACGTTCTTTCCGCCCTGCTTCAGGCCTGTGCCGGCGAGCGCCTGGTCGACGTGCGCGACCGCGCGCTGCTGCTGATGGCCTTCGGGTCCGGCGGCCGGCGTCGCAGCGAGGTCGCGACCTTGCGGCTTGACCAGCTGGTCGAGCAGGATCCCGTCCCCGCCGATCCGAAAAACCCGGACAGCCCGCTCCTCCCGTGCTTCAGGATCAACTTGAGCCGCACCAAGACGACCGAGGCCGACGACGACGCCTTCGTGCTGCTGATCGGTCGTCCGGTCACGGCCCTGCAGGACTGGCTGGAGCGAGCCGGAATCTCTGAGGGCGCCGTGTTTCGCGCCATAGACCGCTGGGGTCATCTCGAACGCAAGGCGCTGACGCCGCAGGCCGTCAACCTGATCCTCAAGCGACGCGTCGCCCAGGCCGGCCTCGATCCGGCATTGTTCTCCGCCCATGGCCTGCGCTCTGGCTACCTCACCGAGACCGGCCGCCGTGGCATTTCCCTCCCGGAGGCCATGCAGCAGTCGCAGCACAAATCCATGCAACAGGCCGCGCGCTACTACAACGATGCCGAGCGGCAGTTGGGCCGGGCGGCGAGGCTGATCACCTAA
- a CDS encoding site-specific integrase has translation MNPDENDLPDIVDVVMEMGRHTAVAEKAPSPPLPATANDAQRLPGHLEALADKARGYVEAASSANTRRAYAADWKHFAGWCRRQGLEMFPPDPQTVGLYITACASGSAAGDKKPNSVSTIERRLSSLTWNYSQRGQSLDRKDRHIATVIAGIRNKHAAPPRQKAAVLPEDLIAMLETLDRGSLRGLRDRAMLLLGFAGGLRRSEVVGLDVGRDQTEDSSGWIEFFPDKGLLVTLRGKTGWREVEVGRGSSDTTCPVVALETWLKLARIAHGPLFRRVTGQGKAVGSERLNDQEVARLVKRTALAAGVRGDLPEGERRKLFAGHSLQSGLASSAEVDERYVQKQLGHASAEMTRRYQRRRDRFRVNLTKASGL, from the coding sequence ATGAACCCTGACGAGAACGATCTCCCGGACATCGTCGACGTCGTGATGGAGATGGGACGGCACACCGCGGTTGCCGAAAAAGCTCCCTCCCCTCCCCTGCCGGCGACAGCAAATGACGCGCAACGCCTGCCCGGTCACCTGGAAGCGCTCGCCGACAAGGCCCGTGGCTATGTCGAGGCGGCGAGTTCGGCCAACACGCGGCGTGCTTACGCGGCCGACTGGAAGCATTTTGCCGGCTGGTGCCGGCGCCAAGGTCTTGAGATGTTCCCGCCTGACCCACAAACCGTCGGCCTCTACATCACCGCCTGTGCTTCCGGCTCGGCGGCCGGCGACAAGAAGCCGAACTCGGTATCCACGATCGAGCGCCGCCTCTCTTCGCTGACCTGGAATTATTCCCAGCGCGGCCAGTCGCTCGACAGAAAAGACCGCCACATCGCGACAGTCATCGCCGGCATCCGCAACAAACACGCCGCCCCGCCCCGCCAGAAGGCAGCGGTGTTGCCCGAGGATCTGATCGCCATGCTGGAAACGCTCGACCGTGGCAGCCTGCGAGGCTTGCGCGATCGCGCGATGTTGCTGCTCGGCTTTGCTGGCGGCCTGCGTCGCTCTGAGGTCGTCGGCCTCGACGTCGGCCGCGACCAGACCGAGGATTCGTCCGGCTGGATCGAATTTTTTCCCGACAAGGGCCTGCTCGTTACGCTCAGAGGAAAAACTGGTTGGCGCGAGGTCGAAGTCGGGCGCGGTTCGTCCGATACGACCTGCCCGGTCGTCGCGCTGGAGACCTGGCTCAAGCTCGCGCGGATCGCGCACGGCCCCCTTTTTCGCCGGGTGACAGGGCAAGGCAAGGCCGTTGGTTCAGAGCGGCTCAATGACCAGGAGGTCGCGCGCCTCGTCAAGCGCACCGCGCTGGCCGCCGGCGTGCGCGGAGATCTGCCGGAAGGCGAACGTAGGAAGCTGTTCGCCGGACATTCATTGCAGTCTGGCCTCGCCTCGTCGGCCGAAGTCGATGAGCGCTATGTGCAGAAGCAGCTCGGTCATGCCTCGGCGGAAATGACCCGGAGATACCAGCGCCGCCGCGATCGGTTTCGCGTCAATCTTACAAAGGCGTCCGGGCTGTAG
- a CDS encoding DUF6527 family protein: protein MLCPCGCRRILHMNLLTDERPCWRLTRHEDGTVSLHPSVWRKKDCGSHFWFQHGRVEWCRAE, encoded by the coding sequence ATGCTGTGCCCATGCGGTTGCCGCCGTATCTTGCATATGAACCTGCTCACCGACGAACGCCCTTGCTGGCGTCTGACGCGGCATGAAGACGGCACGGTAAGCCTCCATCCTTCCGTCTGGCGGAAGAAGGATTGCGGATCGCATTTCTGGTTTCAGCACGGCCGTGTGGAGTGGTGCCGGGCAGAGTAG
- a CDS encoding SMC-Scp complex subunit ScpB, with the protein MSEASVRRKPNEQPALLDTELEHLPQELRWREWMGRVEAVIFAASEPVSREVLARVVGKGCNLDLVIDDIRAELAGRPYELVAVAGGWQHRTKKAFGDIIQAAFGSPAGQGSKELSQSEALVLMCIAYFQPITRGELSSFFGKEVSRDLIGVLRAQDLIASGPRSPQPGAPYTYVTTKNFLSQFGLHTLRQLPDFADSEEYGGVAADG; encoded by the coding sequence ATGAGCGAAGCCTCTGTCCGCCGCAAGCCGAACGAGCAGCCGGCGCTGCTCGACACCGAGCTCGAGCACCTGCCGCAAGAACTGCGCTGGCGCGAATGGATGGGCCGTGTCGAGGCGGTGATCTTTGCGGCCAGCGAACCGGTGTCGCGCGAGGTGCTGGCGCGCGTCGTCGGCAAAGGCTGCAATCTCGACCTGGTCATCGACGACATTCGCGCCGAGCTCGCCGGCCGCCCCTACGAGCTGGTCGCGGTCGCTGGCGGCTGGCAGCACCGGACCAAAAAGGCCTTTGGAGACATCATCCAAGCCGCATTCGGCAGCCCCGCGGGGCAGGGGTCGAAAGAATTGTCGCAGTCGGAGGCGCTCGTCTTGATGTGTATTGCCTATTTCCAGCCGATCACCCGTGGCGAGCTGTCTTCCTTCTTCGGCAAGGAGGTGTCGCGCGATCTGATTGGCGTGCTGCGCGCGCAGGACCTGATCGCCTCGGGGCCGCGCAGCCCGCAACCGGGCGCGCCTTACACCTATGTGACGACCAAAAACTTCCTGTCGCAGTTCGGGCTCCACACGCTGCGCCAGCTGCCGGATTTTGCCGATAGCGAAGAATATGGCGGAGTCGCGGCCGACGGATGA
- a CDS encoding DUF1778 domain-containing protein gives MARTALDNTGRMSIRVKPEVKARLMRAAALRHTDLTSFVTQSALREAESVIADAAAIRASERDFARILKLVDNPPKPNAKLRAAAEALPKTL, from the coding sequence ATGGCCCGCACAGCCCTCGATAATACCGGTCGGATGAGCATCCGGGTCAAGCCCGAGGTGAAGGCACGCCTCATGCGCGCCGCGGCGCTGCGCCACACCGATCTGACCAGTTTTGTGACGCAATCGGCCCTGCGCGAGGCCGAGAGCGTCATTGCCGACGCCGCCGCTATCAGGGCGTCTGAGCGCGATTTCGCCCGCATCCTAAAACTTGTGGACAATCCGCCGAAGCCGAACGCCAAGCTGAGAGCTGCGGCGGAAGCGTTGCCCAAGACCTTATGA
- the repB gene encoding plasmid partitioning protein RepB, whose protein sequence is MARKNIFNRILAEDDGTDVAAEERFAAMPKFGAAKSISSSIDELTKQAALLADGEAIIEIDPAVVDVSFVSDRMMVDDEQYSELVEAIRARGQDTPILVRPHPKAEGRYMVVFGHRRLRAANELGLKVRAVVKTLEDLDHVIAQGQENSARANLSFIEKVVFARQLGERGFGRETIQSALSVDYQTLSKMMTIPKSIPPEVIESIGAAKGIGRDRWLELRKLIDNPRNAAAAKEFISTESFLSADSDARFNRLFDALHKGGKVVRKTISKPADISWAPSDKSVSVTAKSGPKDYTMKISKAEATSFGEWISGNLDSLFQAYRQSKQEN, encoded by the coding sequence ATGGCCAGAAAGAACATCTTCAATCGAATTCTCGCCGAGGACGACGGAACAGACGTCGCGGCTGAGGAGCGTTTCGCTGCGATGCCCAAATTTGGTGCGGCGAAATCCATTTCCTCGTCGATTGACGAGCTAACAAAACAAGCGGCCCTGTTGGCAGACGGCGAGGCCATCATCGAGATTGATCCTGCTGTCGTTGACGTTTCCTTCGTCTCTGACCGGATGATGGTTGACGACGAGCAGTATTCGGAACTCGTGGAGGCGATCCGGGCACGCGGACAGGACACTCCGATCCTCGTCCGCCCCCATCCTAAGGCTGAAGGCCGATACATGGTGGTGTTTGGGCATCGTCGTCTGCGTGCAGCAAATGAACTGGGGCTGAAAGTCCGCGCTGTTGTAAAGACGCTCGAGGACCTCGACCACGTTATCGCCCAGGGGCAGGAGAATTCCGCTCGGGCGAACCTGTCGTTCATCGAGAAAGTAGTCTTTGCACGGCAGCTTGGTGAGCGTGGATTTGGGCGGGAGACGATCCAGTCCGCACTTTCCGTAGATTATCAGACGCTCTCGAAAATGATGACGATCCCGAAATCCATTCCTCCGGAAGTCATTGAGAGCATTGGAGCCGCCAAAGGGATCGGACGTGATCGATGGCTCGAACTCCGGAAGCTGATTGACAATCCCCGTAACGCTGCCGCAGCGAAGGAATTCATCAGCACTGAAAGCTTCCTTTCCGCAGATTCAGACGCACGCTTCAACAGGCTGTTCGACGCCCTTCATAAGGGAGGGAAGGTTGTCCGGAAGACAATTTCGAAGCCAGCGGACATATCTTGGGCCCCCAGCGACAAATCAGTTAGCGTGACCGCGAAGTCCGGCCCAAAGGATTACACGATGAAGATTTCAAAAGCCGAAGCGACATCCTTCGGCGAGTGGATTTCGGGCAATCTGGACAGCCTCTTTCAGGCCTACAGACAGTCGAAACAGGAGAACTGA
- a CDS encoding GNAT family N-acetyltransferase → MTLPAWHEEAIATSHNRKGFDCGDAELSIFLQRFARQGHEQGAAKTFCAVPDAQADRILGFYSLAPASIKYDTVPPSMTKGLARHKEPGFLLARLAVDRSVAGRRLGGQLLLLAALRCIRVTQEIGGVLMIIDAKNDRVARWYAGYGAEPLMDRPLTLVAPLATFAAALKASGHL, encoded by the coding sequence ATGACGCTGCCGGCGTGGCACGAGGAGGCGATCGCCACATCCCATAACCGCAAAGGGTTTGATTGCGGCGACGCCGAACTGAGCATTTTTCTGCAGCGATTTGCGCGGCAGGGACACGAGCAGGGCGCGGCCAAGACCTTTTGTGCGGTTCCCGACGCACAGGCGGACCGGATTCTCGGTTTCTATAGTCTGGCGCCGGCATCGATCAAGTACGACACTGTCCCGCCATCGATGACAAAGGGCCTTGCACGGCACAAGGAGCCGGGCTTTCTGCTGGCGCGTCTGGCCGTGGACAGATCTGTGGCGGGCAGGAGACTTGGAGGCCAACTCCTCCTCCTCGCCGCGCTGCGCTGCATCCGGGTGACGCAGGAGATCGGCGGCGTGCTGATGATCATCGATGCCAAGAACGACCGCGTCGCGCGCTGGTACGCGGGCTATGGCGCGGAACCGCTCATGGATCGCCCGCTGACGCTGGTGGCGCCGTTGGCCACCTTTGCCGCGGCGCTGAAGGCGAGCGGGCATCTCTGA
- a CDS encoding replication initiation protein RepC, whose translation MQTHLATTPFGRRPMTLGLISSQVSAKSIEQDAKASKWQVFRDIREAKEALGATDRALAILNALLTFHRDEELTGEGNLIVFPSNEQLIRRANGMSPATLRRHLANLVNSGLIIRRDSPNGKRFARKGQGGAIEQAYGFDLSPILARAEEFRELAEAVAAERKAFRLVKERLTICRRDVVKMIEAGINESVPGNWRGFQRRYEAIIGRLPRTAPRQVLEVLADELEDLWAEVHQTLELFVKSQDSNANESHSERHIQNSTPNFNPNGETKYSLGTKNEVSGSAEPTDNVRSLPRRDLPLGMVLSACPDIVPYAEGGQIRTWRDLAAAADRTRPSMGVSPSAWQDAVEVMGLQSASIVLAAILQRAEHIRSRGGYLRDLTERAREQKFSVWPMITALLNARMGAPEKAAARPETPEPSGGEARGQGPGGAGNSLEISKSLRDSMKKKGW comes from the coding sequence ATGCAGACGCATCTTGCAACGACGCCCTTCGGGCGGCGGCCGATGACGCTTGGCCTGATCTCAAGCCAAGTCTCGGCCAAAAGTATCGAACAGGACGCCAAGGCCTCAAAATGGCAGGTCTTTCGGGATATCAGGGAAGCTAAGGAGGCGTTGGGCGCGACTGATCGCGCTTTGGCGATCCTGAACGCTTTGCTGACGTTCCACCGCGACGAGGAGCTGACGGGGGAGGGCAACCTGATCGTCTTCCCCTCCAATGAGCAGCTCATCCGTCGCGCCAACGGCATGTCCCCGGCGACGCTAAGGCGTCATCTGGCCAACCTGGTGAATAGCGGCCTGATCATCCGGCGGGATAGTCCAAACGGCAAGCGCTTCGCCCGGAAAGGGCAGGGCGGCGCGATCGAGCAGGCGTACGGCTTCGATCTGTCGCCGATCCTCGCACGCGCCGAGGAGTTTCGCGAGCTTGCGGAGGCCGTCGCGGCCGAGCGCAAGGCGTTCCGCCTGGTCAAGGAACGTCTCACGATCTGCCGGCGCGACGTGGTCAAAATGATCGAGGCCGGCATTAACGAGAGCGTGCCTGGCAACTGGCGTGGCTTTCAGCGCCGCTACGAGGCGATCATCGGCCGCCTTCCTCGCACAGCGCCGCGCCAGGTACTAGAAGTGCTCGCCGACGAGCTGGAAGACCTGTGGGCCGAGGTGCATCAGACCTTGGAATTATTCGTTAAATCACAAGATTCGAACGCCAATGAGTCTCACTCTGAGCGCCACATACAAAATTCAACCCCAAACTTTAATCCTAACGGTGAAACTAAATATAGCTTAGGAACTAAGAATGAAGTGAGCGGCAGCGCCGAGCCTACCGACAACGTGCGGAGCCTGCCAAGACGGGATCTGCCCTTGGGAATGGTGCTGAGCGCCTGCCCAGACATCGTGCCGTATGCCGAGGGCGGGCAAATCCGGACCTGGCGGGATCTCGCCGCCGCCGCCGATCGAACCCGGCCGAGCATGGGGGTCAGCCCCAGCGCCTGGCAGGACGCGGTCGAGGTGATGGGCCTGCAGAGTGCGTCGATCGTGCTGGCCGCGATCCTGCAGCGGGCGGAGCACATCCGCAGCCGCGGCGGCTATCTGCGCGACCTGACGGAGCGGGCCCGCGAGCAGAAATTCTCGGTCTGGCCGATGATCACCGCGCTCCTCAACGCCCGCATGGGCGCCCCGGAAAAGGCGGCCGCACGACCGGAGACGCCAGAACCGTCGGGCGGTGAAGCGCGAGGGCAGGGGCCAGGGGGCGCCGGCAACTCGCTCGAGATCAGCAAGTCGCTGCGCGACAGCATGAAGAAAAAGGGCTGGTGA
- a CDS encoding DUF1403 family protein codes for MIRLDPATTSAFAPSAVPPWARASAGTPSDGDAAFRAGAALGALDTLARAQPSWAGVWCQRLALNCAAASMRLAGRAEDAAALRDAWHLRPAGADPGPAGAIFGAWRQLAVQPPIASPDRLEKIVDQLGLHWDGAALDDLCTEIEKLAASQRPAPFAAASIAAHVVAMRPDAELFAWWLADLVLAQSLRWPRPLPLMMAQAFGPAFRGEARGKRIRPGEKSFERAVCIALAQAAADACRLAAELSRHAEKLLAVTPKLRAKGAGDVIFLLLSEDAVSGSLTTKNLSRFAVRRLFERLQQLDAVRELSGRTSFRLFGL; via the coding sequence ATGATTCGCCTCGATCCAGCTACCACCAGCGCCTTCGCGCCGTCCGCCGTTCCGCCTTGGGCGCGCGCAAGCGCTGGCACGCCGAGCGACGGTGACGCCGCCTTCCGGGCCGGCGCCGCCTTGGGTGCCCTCGACACGCTCGCTCGCGCGCAACCGAGCTGGGCCGGCGTCTGGTGCCAGCGACTGGCACTCAACTGCGCCGCCGCCAGCATGCGGCTCGCCGGCCGCGCCGAAGACGCGGCCGCCTTGCGCGATGCCTGGCACCTGCGCCCGGCCGGCGCCGATCCAGGGCCCGCCGGCGCCATCTTTGGCGCCTGGCGGCAGTTGGCCGTGCAGCCGCCCATTGCCAGCCCTGACCGGCTCGAAAAGATCGTCGACCAGCTTGGCCTCCATTGGGACGGCGCGGCTCTCGATGACCTCTGCACGGAAATCGAAAAGCTCGCTGCATCCCAGCGGCCAGCGCCGTTCGCCGCGGCTTCGATCGCCGCTCACGTCGTAGCCATGCGCCCCGATGCCGAGCTGTTTGCCTGGTGGCTCGCCGACCTGGTGCTGGCGCAAAGCCTGCGCTGGCCGCGGCCGCTGCCCCTCATGATGGCGCAGGCCTTTGGTCCGGCTTTTCGCGGCGAGGCCCGCGGCAAGCGCATCCGACCCGGGGAAAAAAGCTTTGAGCGCGCGGTCTGCATCGCCTTGGCGCAGGCCGCGGCCGATGCCTGTCGGCTGGCCGCCGAGCTGTCGCGCCATGCCGAAAAACTTCTGGCAGTGACGCCAAAGCTGCGCGCCAAAGGCGCCGGCGACGTAATCTTTCTGCTGCTCAGCGAAGACGCCGTTTCAGGCTCGCTGACGACGAAGAATCTGTCGCGCTTCGCGGTGCGACGCCTGTTCGAGCGCCTCCAGCAACTCGATGCCGTGCGCGAGCTTTCCGGCCGCACCAGCTTCCGGCTGTTTGGGCTGTAG
- a CDS encoding RHE_PE00001 family protein yields the protein MAYALANLPLETLIGPVVRATEVLVRLDERLARSPVRDGFVERQNFADAAAALWLEGELVHLEDLVLHDARMDVRAPTHELTRAHAVLRARRQIFGRAPDWALGRDGLRQLTGRGGGTAPSESSREGAFGPEVEAGGPGEADEPDLLADEFAAIDAVLARSTKVLEGGAKPAVAKPASATGRQPQNGLVYDLDWDEDARLAEWQEVFADTRELPTVLRAAILLEAWSEIEVLQRAAWLGPLLVAALLRQEGLAAGHLVSLHLGTKSIPRERRRARSRSDRLLAFVDAVLETALAGLKEHDRLMLAKNQMERRLRERRASSKLSDLVELVLSRPIVSTSMIQDRLKVSKQGALNLVSELSLREMTGRGRFRAWGVL from the coding sequence ATGGCTTACGCGCTGGCAAACCTTCCTCTGGAGACGCTGATCGGGCCGGTCGTTCGCGCCACCGAGGTTTTGGTCCGCCTCGACGAGCGGCTGGCCCGCTCGCCCGTCCGCGACGGCTTTGTCGAACGCCAGAATTTTGCCGACGCGGCGGCCGCGCTCTGGCTCGAAGGGGAGCTGGTCCACCTCGAGGATCTGGTTCTGCACGACGCTCGCATGGACGTGCGTGCCCCGACCCACGAGCTCACCCGCGCCCATGCCGTGCTCCGCGCCCGCCGCCAGATTTTTGGCCGCGCTCCTGATTGGGCGCTTGGTCGCGATGGCCTGCGACAGCTCACCGGCCGGGGCGGCGGAACGGCGCCGTCGGAAAGCAGCCGGGAGGGGGCCTTTGGCCCTGAAGTGGAAGCCGGCGGACCGGGCGAGGCGGACGAGCCGGATCTGCTGGCGGACGAGTTCGCGGCAATCGACGCCGTGCTCGCGCGTTCGACCAAAGTGTTGGAAGGCGGAGCGAAGCCGGCGGTCGCAAAGCCAGCCTCGGCGACCGGCCGGCAGCCGCAAAACGGCCTGGTCTACGATCTCGACTGGGACGAGGACGCGCGCCTGGCCGAATGGCAGGAGGTGTTCGCCGACACTCGGGAGCTGCCGACTGTTCTGCGCGCCGCAATCCTGCTCGAGGCGTGGTCCGAGATCGAGGTGCTGCAGCGTGCCGCCTGGCTAGGACCGCTGCTCGTGGCCGCGCTGCTGCGACAGGAAGGACTCGCCGCAGGCCACCTCGTCAGCCTGCATCTCGGCACCAAAAGCATTCCGCGGGAGCGCCGGCGCGCACGGTCGCGGAGCGATCGATTGTTAGCGTTTGTCGACGCTGTTCTGGAGACGGCATTGGCCGGCCTGAAGGAGCACGACCGATTGATGCTGGCAAAGAACCAGATGGAGCGGCGGTTGCGCGAGCGCCGTGCCAGCTCAAAGCTTTCCGACCTGGTCGAGCTCGTGCTGTCGCGTCCGATCGTGTCGACGAGTATGATCCAGGATCGGCTAAAAGTCTCGAAGCAGGGTGCGCTCAACCTGGTCAGCGAGCTCAGCCTGCGCGAGATGACGGGCAGGGGGAGGTTTCGCGCATGGGGAGTTCTATAA